AAAGACCGCTCACTGCGGAATTTTCAGCTGCCCGTTTGACGAACCCGACGTTCTAATGTCGGCGTTGGTCACAGGACGGACTTCCGCAGGATGTGGTGGCTTCTACGTTGCACACAGGACGTGTGCGGTTTTAGTAGTTCCTTATTTCTTCGTAGAAGATCCTTTTTCTGAGCCGACGACCGCTGGAGTCAACGTGTATTTCAGCTGGAGTTAATTAGGAAATTTAGCCGACCCAACTTATGGGACAACCCCCTTATGCAATATATTTGATCTTTTAACATATTTAAACTGGCCTAAAGTATTCAGTAAAACTTTGCTTGCCGCCAAGTCCAAAATGGGGGGGATCGTAGTTTTGCTTATACTTTGATCCTTTAACAAAGTTAAACATTCCTAAAGCATAAAAAAAGAGTGTCTTTAGATTTATCCCTAAAGACACTCCATATTTTTAACTGCTAGGAAAGTATAAGTTTTTTTAGAAAACAGGTGTAAATGCCGCCGTTGCCACAGGACGTGACGTTTTTAGGCGGTTTCGACAAGTTGAGTTTTTCTAATAGGTTTACTATTCCGGTTACATTTCCTTATTATATAACTCCTTGCTCAAGCATGGCATCGGCTACTTTTAAAAAGCCTGCAATATTAGCTCCCACCACAAGATTGTCAGGATGGCCGTAATTTTCTGCAGCTTCTACGCTGTTTCGATAAATAGTGGTCATAATTTCTTTTAACTTAGAATCTACTTCTTCAAATGACCAGGAAAGTCTCATGCTGTTTTGCGCCATTTCTAAAGCTGAAACAGCTACACCACCAGCATTTACAGCTTTTGCCGGTCCAAAGAGTACACCATTATTTTGGAAGACTTCAATAGCTTGTAAGGTTGATGGCATATTTGCTCCTTCTCCTACAGCTTTGACACTGTTCGCCACTAATACTTTCGCTGCTTCGACATCAATCTCGTTTTGAGTGGCACATGGAAGAGCAATATCACAAGGGGTAAGCCAAATATCAGAGCAACCTTCATGGTATTGTGCGTCAGGGTGTTCATCGACATATGCTGATATTCTTTTTCTTTCGACTTCTTTTAACCGCCGAACAGTTTCGACATTGATACCGTTTTTATCATAAATATACCCGTTAGAATCACTGCACGCTACTAGAGTAGCTCCCAATTGTGCTGCTTTTTCCATAGCATAGATAGAAACATTCCCCGAACCTGAAACAACGACAGTACTGCCGTTAAAACTAAGTCCTTTATCTTTTAACATTTCTTCAACAAAA
This DNA window, taken from Alteribacillus bidgolensis, encodes the following:
- the gdhA gene encoding NADP-specific glutamate dehydrogenase, which translates into the protein MPTVVNQTTPDTQSAETYISQVFETIKQRNPNEYEFHQAVKEIFESLVPAFAKHPKYMENGILERISEPERVISFSVPWVDDEGKVRVNRGFRVQFNSAIGPYKGGLRFHPSVNASIVKFLGFEQIFKNSLTGLPIGGGKGGADFDPKGKSDGEVMRFTQSFMTELSKHIGSDIDVPAGDIGVGAREIGYMFGQYKKIQKGYEAGILTGKGIGYGGSLTRTEATGYGTVYFVEEMLKDKGLSFNGSTVVVSGSGNVSIYAMEKAAQLGATLVACSDSNGYIYDKNGINVETVRRLKEVERKRISAYVDEHPDAQYHEGCSDIWLTPCDIALPCATQNEIDVEAAKVLVANSVKAVGEGANMPSTLQAIEVFQNNGVLFGPAKAVNAGGVAVSALEMAQNSMRLSWSFEEVDSKLKEIMTTIYRNSVEAAENYGHPDNLVVGANIAGFLKVADAMLEQGVI